A stretch of the Capricornis sumatraensis isolate serow.1 chromosome 21, serow.2, whole genome shotgun sequence genome encodes the following:
- the TXNL4A gene encoding thioredoxin-like protein 4A isoform X1, protein MSYMLPHLHNGWQVDQAILSEEDRVVVIRFGHDWDPTCMKMDEVLYSIAEKVKNFAVIYLVDITEVPDFNKMYELYDPCTVMFFFRNKHIMIDLGTGNNNKINWAMEDKQEMIDIIETVYRGARKGRGLVVSPKDYSTKYRY, encoded by the exons ATGTCGTACATGCTCCCGCACCTGCACAATGGCTGGCAGGTTGATCAGGCCATCCTTTCGGAAGAAGACCGCGTGGTCGTCATTCGATTTGGGCACGACTGGGACCCTACTTGCATGAAGATGGATGAGGTTCTGTACAGCATTGCTGAAAAG GTTAAAAATTTTGCAGTTATTTATCTTGTGGATATTACAGAAGTACCTGACTTCAACAAAATGTATGAGTTATATGATCCGTGTACTGTCATGTTTTTCTTCAG GAACAAGCACATCATGATCGATCTGGGCACCGGCAACAACAACAAGATCAACTGGGCCATGGAGGACAAGCAGGAGATGATCGACATCATCGAGACGGTGTACCGGGGGGCCCGCAAGGGCCGTGGGCTGGTCGTGTCTCCGAAGGACTACTCCACCAAGTACAGATACTGA
- the TXNL4A gene encoding thioredoxin-like protein 4A isoform X2, translating into MYELYDPCTVMFFFRNKHIMIDLGTGNNNKINWAMEDKQEMIDIIETVYRGARKGRGLVVSPKDYSTKYRY; encoded by the exons ATGTATGAGTTATATGATCCGTGTACTGTCATGTTTTTCTTCAG GAACAAGCACATCATGATCGATCTGGGCACCGGCAACAACAACAAGATCAACTGGGCCATGGAGGACAAGCAGGAGATGATCGACATCATCGAGACGGTGTACCGGGGGGCCCGCAAGGGCCGTGGGCTGGTCGTGTCTCCGAAGGACTACTCCACCAAGTACAGATACTGA